A genomic window from Cloacibacillus evryensis DSM 19522 includes:
- a CDS encoding Gx transporter family protein has product MAMDTRRIVLTGLFTACALVVNVAEGMLPMPLPGIKLGAANVFALAALVLLGTKEAFAVTLLRVALAWLVTGNIFSFLCSLGGALPAVAVMALLYKKFRADFSLPWISVAGAWAFNAGQVAVVSYIVGDARVALYILPLFAVGAVAGWAVGWLADAVCRRIGGEKNETFYR; this is encoded by the coding sequence ATGGCAATGGATACCCGCAGGATAGTGCTGACAGGGCTTTTCACAGCCTGCGCGCTCGTCGTGAACGTCGCCGAGGGGATGCTGCCGATGCCGCTGCCCGGGATAAAGCTCGGCGCGGCGAACGTCTTCGCTCTCGCGGCGCTCGTTTTGCTGGGAACGAAAGAGGCCTTTGCCGTAACGCTGCTGCGCGTGGCGCTCGCCTGGCTCGTGACGGGAAACATATTCTCGTTCCTTTGCAGCCTGGGGGGCGCGCTTCCCGCGGTCGCCGTGATGGCGCTGCTGTACAAAAAATTCCGCGCGGACTTTTCCCTGCCGTGGATAAGCGTGGCGGGGGCCTGGGCCTTTAACGCGGGGCAGGTCGCCGTGGTATCATATATAGTGGGAGACGCGAGGGTGGCGCTTTACATATTGCCGCTCTTCGCCGTCGGCGCTGTCGCCGGCTGGGCCGTAGGCTGGCTCGCGGACGCCGTATGCCGAAGGATCGGAGGAGAAAAGAATGAAACTTTCTATCGATAA
- a CDS encoding NusG domain II-containing protein: protein MFACANRGRRMRRGDRWMAIVTMAGAALLIAGALIQQQRRYDEKKPLEAEIVRDGMVIETLALTGPPREIRVESKGAARAADASAGLPPNEITEVRQGGGAAHGFNIIRVERGRIAVVSADCPDGACVRRGWISHAGGGAVCLPHRLVVRIKGAGGGVDGVSW from the coding sequence ATGTTCGCTTGCGCGAACAGGGGGCGGCGCATGAGGCGCGGCGACCGCTGGATGGCTATTGTCACGATGGCCGGCGCGGCGCTGCTGATAGCGGGCGCGCTGATCCAGCAGCAGCGCCGGTATGATGAGAAGAAGCCGCTCGAAGCCGAGATCGTGCGCGACGGCATGGTGATAGAAACGCTGGCGCTGACGGGGCCGCCGCGCGAGATCAGGGTGGAATCGAAGGGGGCTGCGCGCGCGGCAGACGCATCCGCAGGCTTGCCCCCCAATGAAATTACCGAAGTCCGTCAAGGCGGGGGAGCTGCGCATGGCTTCAACATAATACGGGTCGAGAGGGGGCGTATCGCCGTCGTCTCCGCCGACTGCCCTGACGGAGCCTGTGTGCGCCGGGGATGGATATCGCACGCCGGGGGCGGGGCCGTCTGTCTGCCGCACCGCCTTGTGGTGAGGATCAAGGGCGCGGGCGGCGGTGTGGACGGGGTGAGCTGGTGA